A genomic stretch from Chitinophaga lutea includes:
- the metH gene encoding methionine synthase, translating into MNTTNTIKPYLRLSGLEPLVVRPETNFINVGERTNVTGSKKFARLIREGLFEEALSVARQQVESGAQILDVNMDDALLDGEKAMTTFLNLLASEPDISRIPVMIDSSKFSVIEAGLKCLQGKCIVNSISLKEGEEKFIEHAVICQSYGASVVVMAFDESGQADTLEKRVSFCHRAYKILTEKVGFEPQDIIFDPNIFAIATGIEEHNNYAVEFIEACRQIKALMPLAKISGGVSNVSFSFRGNDVVREAMHSVFLLHAIKAGLDMGIVNAGMIQIYDEIEPQLRELCEDAVLNRRPDATERLVNFAETVKAKGKVVEKDEAWRKGTVEERLSHALVNGITDYIDEDTEEARQKYARPLEVIEGPLMAGMNVVGDLFGSGKMFLPQVVKSARVMKKSVAVLTPFIEEEKKQFVALNGGEIKSAGKILLATVKGDVHDIGKNIVGVVLGCNGYDIIDLGVMVPAEKILQQARELQVDVIGLSGLITPSLDEMVHIAREMKRQQFNIPLLIGGATTSRTHTAVKIAPEYENGVVHVLDASRSVTVTGNLLNKALHKNFLAEVKEEYVKLNDAFRNKKPVKQYLPLADARANKVPVNWNEFQPVKPKVLGTQVFDNYDLGEIAKYIDWQPFFIAWELHGKFPQILSDEVVGKEATRLYNDAQEMLRRIISEKWLRARAVIGMFPARSNGEDTVHVTAIDGAEVPLEFLRQQIKKAPGQPNISLSDYIAPASTGKQDYIGGFAVTAGEGIEEWLEKFKKDHDDYSSIMLKALADRLAEAFTELLHERVRKEFWGYATDEHLSNEQLIKEEYLGIRPAPGYPACPEHTEKYKLFDLLSATEATGITLTESLAMYPAASVSGWYFANPQSKYFGLGKIEKDQVEDYAQRKGWPLEEAERWLRPNLEYDM; encoded by the coding sequence ATGAACACTACCAACACCATTAAGCCTTACCTGCGTTTGAGCGGCCTCGAGCCGCTGGTGGTAAGGCCGGAGACCAACTTTATCAACGTCGGGGAGCGTACCAACGTAACCGGTTCCAAAAAATTCGCAAGGCTCATTCGTGAAGGCTTGTTCGAAGAAGCTTTGTCCGTTGCCCGCCAGCAGGTGGAAAGCGGTGCGCAGATTCTCGATGTGAATATGGACGATGCGCTGCTCGACGGCGAAAAGGCCATGACCACTTTCCTCAACCTGCTCGCATCCGAGCCGGATATTTCCCGCATCCCAGTCATGATCGACTCCAGCAAGTTCAGCGTCATAGAGGCGGGGCTTAAATGTCTGCAGGGCAAATGTATCGTGAACTCCATCAGCCTGAAGGAAGGAGAAGAAAAATTCATCGAGCACGCCGTCATCTGCCAGAGCTACGGTGCTTCGGTGGTGGTAATGGCTTTTGATGAATCGGGCCAGGCCGATACGCTCGAAAAGCGTGTCAGCTTTTGTCACCGCGCGTACAAGATTCTTACCGAAAAAGTAGGCTTCGAACCGCAGGATATCATATTCGATCCCAACATCTTCGCCATTGCCACCGGCATCGAAGAACATAATAATTACGCGGTAGAATTCATAGAGGCCTGCCGCCAGATCAAAGCACTGATGCCACTGGCCAAGATCAGTGGTGGTGTCAGCAACGTGTCTTTCTCTTTCCGCGGCAACGATGTGGTGAGGGAGGCCATGCACTCCGTGTTTCTCCTGCATGCCATCAAAGCGGGGCTCGATATGGGCATCGTGAATGCGGGCATGATCCAGATTTACGACGAAATTGAGCCGCAGCTCCGCGAACTGTGCGAGGATGCCGTCCTGAACCGCCGACCCGACGCAACCGAGCGCCTGGTGAACTTCGCCGAAACAGTGAAGGCCAAAGGGAAAGTGGTGGAAAAAGACGAGGCCTGGCGCAAAGGAACGGTGGAAGAAAGGCTCAGCCATGCCCTGGTGAACGGGATTACCGACTACATTGATGAAGACACCGAAGAAGCGCGCCAGAAATATGCACGCCCGCTCGAAGTGATCGAGGGCCCGCTGATGGCCGGCATGAATGTGGTGGGCGACCTCTTCGGCAGCGGAAAGATGTTTTTGCCCCAGGTAGTGAAAAGCGCCAGGGTGATGAAAAAATCGGTGGCGGTACTAACCCCCTTCATCGAAGAAGAAAAGAAACAATTCGTAGCCCTGAACGGCGGTGAAATAAAATCGGCCGGTAAAATATTGCTGGCTACGGTGAAGGGCGACGTACATGATATCGGTAAAAACATCGTGGGCGTGGTATTGGGCTGTAACGGCTACGACATCATAGACCTCGGTGTGATGGTGCCTGCGGAAAAGATTTTGCAGCAGGCCCGCGAACTGCAGGTAGACGTGATTGGCCTCAGCGGCCTCATCACCCCCAGCCTCGACGAAATGGTGCACATCGCCCGCGAAATGAAACGGCAGCAGTTCAATATCCCGCTGTTGATCGGCGGCGCCACCACTTCACGCACGCACACCGCTGTGAAAATTGCGCCTGAATATGAAAACGGCGTGGTGCACGTGCTCGATGCATCGCGTAGTGTAACCGTAACCGGTAACCTGCTGAACAAAGCGCTGCACAAAAACTTCCTCGCGGAAGTAAAAGAAGAATATGTAAAACTGAACGATGCCTTCCGCAACAAAAAGCCGGTAAAACAATACCTGCCGCTTGCGGACGCACGTGCCAATAAAGTGCCTGTCAACTGGAACGAGTTTCAGCCGGTTAAGCCGAAAGTACTCGGCACGCAGGTGTTCGACAACTACGACCTGGGGGAAATTGCGAAATACATCGACTGGCAGCCTTTCTTCATTGCCTGGGAACTGCACGGCAAATTCCCCCAGATACTGAGCGATGAAGTAGTGGGCAAAGAAGCCACCCGCCTTTATAATGATGCCCAGGAAATGCTCCGGCGCATCATCAGCGAAAAGTGGCTGCGCGCCCGCGCGGTGATCGGCATGTTCCCGGCCCGCTCCAACGGCGAAGACACGGTGCATGTAACGGCTATCGACGGTGCGGAGGTGCCCCTGGAATTCCTGCGCCAGCAGATCAAAAAGGCTCCTGGTCAACCCAATATCAGCCTGTCCGACTACATCGCCCCTGCTTCCACGGGCAAACAGGACTACATTGGTGGTTTTGCAGTAACGGCAGGAGAGGGCATCGAAGAATGGCTCGAAAAGTTCAAAAAGGACCACGACGATTACAGCAGTATTATGCTGAAAGCCTTGGCCGACCGCCTCGCCGAAGCATTTACGGAACTCCTGCACGAGCGTGTGAGAAAAGAATTCTGGGGCTATGCCACGGATGAGCACCTCAGCAACGAGCAACTGATCAAAGAAGAATACCTTGGCATACGCCCGGCGCCCGGCTATCCGGCTTGCCCGGAACATACCGAAAAATACAAGCTGTTCGACCTGTTGAGCGCTACCGAAGCGACGGGTATCACGCTGACGGAGTCACTGGCGATGTATCCCGCTGCAAGTGTTAGTGGCTGGTATTTTGCCAACCCGCAGTCGAAATACTTCGGCCTGGGCAAGATTGAAAAAGACCAGGTGGAAGATTATGCACAGCGGAAGGGCTGGCCGCTGGAGGAAGCGGAGCGCTGGCTGCGCCCCAACCTGGAATACGATATGTAA
- the ispG gene encoding (E)-4-hydroxy-3-methylbut-2-enyl-diphosphate synthase, with translation MQLYCPSLTEYKRLATLEVKVGDLTIGNFNPVRIQTMTTTDTMDTAGTVAQAIRCIEAGAELVRITAPSKNEAENLLPIKNELRRQGYTTPLVADIHFTPNAAEVAARIVEKVRINPGNYIDKKKFELLEYTDAEYQEEIDRIRDRFTPLVKICKEYGTAMRIGTNHGSLSDRIMSRYGDTPMGMVESAMEFLRVAEDLQFRNIVLSMKSSNPQVMVQAYRLLVNTMQQELGHCYPLHLGVTEAGDGEDGRIKSAVGIGTLLEDGVGDTIRVSLTEDPEFELPVCRDIIKRYTHRISHPPIPALPDTGKLPYDPFNYKRRETGTAENIGGKQVPVVVADFSHLPLISHHDLQAIGYAYDAPTDKWNIGDAAADFIFTGNHMLSFALPGTLRVIVQYHTWLHVEDKEKYLPYFDVEGYLAAAAQGHTGSHLNFVAVNADDLGTPHFSAFLEALAAGGNIVPVVYSNSPHAMAAVRRALAELMLQRVTQPVILRSNSHEAHTADETLAHFAIETGALLLDGFGDGLWLKGRPEPAQLNNIAFGILQATRTRISKTEYISCPSCGRTLFDLQETTARIRAVTNHLKGVKIAIMGCIVNGPGEMADADFGYVGSGVGKITLYRGKEVVKRGLSSDVAVTELINLIRDNGMWVDVK, from the coding sequence ATGCAATTATATTGCCCATCGCTGACTGAATATAAACGCCTGGCCACTCTGGAAGTAAAAGTGGGCGACCTGACCATCGGGAATTTTAACCCGGTGCGCATTCAAACCATGACCACGACAGACACGATGGACACGGCCGGTACGGTTGCCCAGGCCATCCGCTGTATCGAGGCCGGTGCAGAGCTGGTGCGCATCACGGCCCCCAGTAAAAACGAGGCCGAAAACCTGCTCCCCATCAAAAACGAGCTCCGCCGGCAGGGATACACCACTCCCCTGGTGGCCGACATACATTTTACGCCCAACGCCGCCGAGGTGGCCGCCCGCATCGTGGAAAAGGTGCGGATCAACCCCGGTAACTACATCGATAAAAAGAAGTTCGAACTGCTGGAGTATACCGACGCCGAATATCAGGAAGAGATCGACCGCATCCGCGACCGCTTCACCCCGCTGGTGAAAATCTGTAAGGAATACGGCACCGCCATGCGCATCGGCACCAACCACGGTTCGCTCAGCGACCGTATCATGAGCCGTTATGGCGATACGCCCATGGGCATGGTAGAAAGTGCCATGGAATTCCTCCGCGTAGCGGAAGACCTCCAGTTCCGGAACATCGTGCTCAGCATGAAATCTAGCAATCCGCAGGTGATGGTACAGGCCTACCGCCTGCTCGTCAATACCATGCAGCAGGAACTGGGGCATTGTTACCCGCTCCATCTCGGGGTAACCGAGGCCGGCGACGGGGAAGACGGCCGCATCAAATCCGCCGTAGGCATCGGCACGTTGCTGGAAGACGGCGTGGGCGACACCATCCGCGTTTCCCTGACGGAGGATCCGGAATTTGAATTGCCTGTTTGCCGCGACATTATAAAACGTTACACGCACCGTATTTCACACCCACCGATTCCCGCTCTGCCCGATACCGGCAAACTGCCGTACGATCCTTTCAATTACAAGCGCCGTGAAACCGGTACGGCGGAAAACATCGGCGGCAAGCAGGTTCCCGTTGTGGTAGCCGATTTCAGCCATCTGCCGCTGATTTCCCATCACGACCTGCAGGCGATCGGTTATGCGTACGATGCGCCTACGGATAAGTGGAACATCGGCGATGCGGCAGCCGATTTTATTTTTACCGGCAACCATATGCTGAGCTTCGCCCTGCCCGGTACCCTGCGGGTGATTGTGCAATACCATACCTGGCTGCATGTGGAAGATAAGGAAAAATACCTTCCCTATTTTGACGTGGAAGGTTACCTCGCCGCTGCCGCGCAGGGCCATACAGGCAGCCATCTCAATTTCGTTGCCGTGAATGCCGACGACCTCGGCACCCCGCATTTCAGCGCTTTCCTAGAGGCGCTGGCCGCAGGCGGCAACATTGTACCGGTGGTATACTCCAACTCCCCGCACGCGATGGCGGCGGTGAGGCGCGCATTGGCCGAACTGATGCTGCAGCGTGTAACCCAACCTGTTATACTCCGCAGCAACAGCCATGAAGCACACACAGCCGATGAAACGCTGGCGCACTTCGCCATTGAAACCGGCGCATTGCTGCTCGATGGTTTTGGCGACGGACTCTGGCTGAAGGGCCGCCCCGAGCCGGCGCAACTCAACAACATTGCGTTTGGCATTTTGCAGGCAACCCGCACCCGCATCTCCAAAACAGAATATATCTCCTGCCCTTCCTGCGGCCGTACCCTGTTCGACCTCCAGGAAACCACCGCCCGTATCCGCGCGGTCACTAATCACCTCAAAGGCGTCAAGATTGCCATCATGGGCTGCATCGTCAACGGCCCCGGCGAAATGGCCGATGCCGATTTCGGGTACGTTGGCAGCGGTGTGGGGAAAATTACCCTCTACCGTGGCAAAGAAGTGGTAAAACGTGGCCTCAGCAGCGATGTGGCCGTAACCGAGCTGATCAACCTCATCCGCGACAACGGGATGTGGGTAGATGTGAAATAA
- a CDS encoding helix-turn-helix domain-containing protein encodes MDTIPYQQLPLKGQFSVFEVESFDTELAGLPHRHHDFQILWFTRASGEHIVDFVTYQMTDNSIFLLRPGQVHQLPKTGFYGFSITFTEKFYFTNKHDRETLYDFTTLFDDSQEYAPIRIGQAAADSFGLIIRLMRQELAVQFETGSSVIKHYLNAFLLLAEREKKHNAANSPDFLNHDARIIQLRRLVELNFRTEHQAAFYAGHFALTAKRLNEITRDAIGKTVTDMVHDRLVLEAKRQLAFSHRSIKEICYELGFEDPAYFSRFFRHHAAASPQEFRETMFK; translated from the coding sequence GTGGATACCATACCCTATCAGCAATTACCCTTGAAGGGACAGTTCAGTGTATTCGAAGTGGAGAGCTTTGATACGGAGTTGGCGGGCCTGCCCCACCGGCACCACGATTTCCAGATTTTGTGGTTTACCAGGGCATCCGGCGAGCATATCGTCGATTTTGTGACTTACCAGATGACGGATAATTCCATCTTCCTGCTCAGGCCCGGGCAGGTACACCAGCTTCCCAAAACCGGCTTTTACGGTTTCAGCATCACTTTCACTGAAAAATTCTATTTCACGAATAAACACGACCGGGAAACTTTATACGATTTCACCACCCTGTTCGACGATTCCCAGGAATATGCGCCCATCCGCATCGGACAGGCCGCGGCCGATAGCTTCGGCCTCATCATCCGGCTAATGCGGCAGGAACTGGCGGTGCAGTTCGAAACCGGCAGCAGCGTCATCAAACATTACCTGAATGCCTTTTTGCTGCTGGCGGAAAGGGAAAAGAAACACAACGCCGCCAATTCACCGGATTTCCTGAATCACGACGCCCGCATCATCCAGCTGCGAAGACTGGTGGAACTCAACTTTCGGACGGAGCACCAGGCGGCCTTTTATGCCGGCCACTTTGCCCTTACTGCCAAGCGACTCAATGAAATCACCCGCGACGCCATCGGTAAAACGGTGACGGATATGGTGCACGACCGGCTGGTGCTGGAGGCCAAAAGGCAGCTGGCGTTCAGCCACCGGAGCATTAAAGAAATCTGTTACGAGCTGGGGTTTGAAGATCCGGCCTATTTCAGCCGTTTTTTCCGGCACCACGCCGCGGCCTCTCCGCAGGAATTCAGGGAAACAATGTTCAAATAA
- a CDS encoding tetratricopeptide repeat protein, producing MRKSIFHIAAAGLLLLCAAGEGLAQEGTSKLIRQGNAQYKKQQYADAEASYKKALERNNKSVEGNYNLGNSFYEQKRYDAARQQYANTVKISPRKDVKGDANYNIGNTFMEDKKWQESIQNYKAALKANPSDEEARYNLAYAQAMLKKQQGDDNKNNKDKDKNKKDKQKDKQDQQDQQDKKDQQDKKDQQDQQKDQQDKEKEQQQQPQPKPSKLTQDEAKRLLQALAQQEKKLQEDKMKKVKGTPGTVEKDW from the coding sequence ATGAGGAAGAGCATTTTTCATATCGCCGCTGCCGGTTTGCTGCTGTTATGCGCAGCCGGGGAAGGCCTTGCGCAGGAAGGCACCAGCAAACTGATCCGCCAGGGTAATGCCCAGTATAAAAAACAACAATACGCCGATGCCGAAGCCAGCTACAAAAAAGCGCTGGAGCGCAATAACAAATCGGTGGAGGGCAATTACAACCTCGGCAATTCCTTTTACGAACAGAAAAGGTACGATGCCGCGCGCCAGCAGTACGCCAACACAGTGAAAATCAGTCCCCGCAAAGACGTGAAAGGCGACGCTAACTACAACATCGGCAACACTTTCATGGAAGATAAAAAATGGCAGGAAAGTATCCAGAATTACAAGGCAGCGCTCAAAGCCAACCCGTCCGACGAAGAGGCCCGCTACAACCTCGCCTATGCACAGGCCATGCTGAAAAAACAACAGGGCGACGACAACAAGAACAATAAAGACAAGGACAAGAATAAAAAAGACAAGCAGAAAGACAAACAGGACCAGCAGGATCAACAGGATAAAAAAGACCAGCAGGACAAAAAAGATCAACAGGATCAGCAGAAAGACCAACAGGACAAAGAAAAGGAACAACAGCAGCAACCACAGCCCAAGCCCAGCAAACTGACACAGGATGAAGCCAAACGGCTGCTCCAGGCGCTGGCCCAGCAGGAGAAAAAACTGCAGGAAGACAAGATGAAAAAGGTGAAAGGCACGCCCGGTACGGTGGAAAAAGACTGGTAA
- a CDS encoding VWA domain-containing protein, whose amino-acid sequence MLRFQHTEYLWAFVLLIVLALAFAWVTWWKRRSIRRLGDPTMVEKLFSGYSRRLFTIKFLLLFIAFFFGVIGLANLQKGSRVEKITRKGVDVIIALDVSKSMLATDVKPDRLTRAKQVVARLMEKLDNDRLGLVVFAGNAYLQMPLTVDYSAAKMYLNSISPDLIPRQGTEINEAIRVSDEAFNRKERKHKALIIISDGEDHNEGAVSEAKKALENGVVINTIGIGSPTGSPLPDPESGGMKKDKDGNLVVSKLNEEALKSLASTGKGMYLHLMNNTDEVVEALSDKIHKMEQKEFGENVFTDYNSYFQYFLAICLLLIALEFFVPEGKKKPADADELPGLKTTSKAA is encoded by the coding sequence ATGTTAAGATTTCAACACACTGAATACCTCTGGGCATTCGTCCTGCTGATCGTACTCGCACTCGCTTTCGCCTGGGTAACCTGGTGGAAACGCCGGTCTATCCGCCGTCTGGGCGACCCAACGATGGTCGAAAAGCTGTTCAGCGGCTATTCCCGCCGACTGTTCACCATTAAATTCCTCTTACTGTTCATCGCCTTCTTTTTTGGGGTGATCGGGCTGGCCAACCTGCAAAAGGGCAGCCGGGTGGAAAAAATCACCCGCAAAGGGGTGGACGTGATCATCGCGCTCGACGTGAGTAAAAGTATGCTGGCCACCGATGTGAAACCAGACCGTCTCACCCGCGCCAAACAGGTGGTGGCCAGGCTGATGGAAAAACTCGATAACGACCGCCTGGGCCTGGTGGTGTTTGCCGGCAACGCATACCTGCAGATGCCGCTCACCGTAGATTATTCCGCCGCCAAAATGTACCTGAACAGTATTTCGCCCGACCTCATTCCCCGGCAGGGCACGGAAATCAACGAGGCCATCCGCGTGAGCGACGAAGCCTTCAACCGCAAGGAACGCAAACACAAAGCCCTCATCATTATTTCCGATGGGGAAGATCATAACGAAGGGGCCGTTTCCGAAGCCAAAAAAGCGCTCGAAAACGGCGTGGTGATCAACACCATCGGCATCGGCTCCCCCACGGGCTCCCCCCTTCCCGATCCGGAAAGCGGCGGCATGAAGAAAGATAAAGACGGCAACCTCGTGGTGTCCAAACTCAACGAAGAGGCCCTCAAATCGCTCGCATCCACCGGTAAAGGCATGTACCTGCACCTGATGAACAATACAGACGAAGTGGTGGAGGCCCTCTCCGACAAGATCCATAAAATGGAGCAGAAAGAATTCGGGGAAAACGTATTTACAGATTACAACAGTTATTTTCAATATTTCCTGGCCATCTGCCTGCTGCTGATTGCGCTGGAGTTCTTTGTGCCCGAAGGCAAAAAGAAACCGGCCGATGCGGACGAACTGCCGGGACTTAAAACAACTTCGAAAGCCGCATGA